Proteins co-encoded in one Arachis hypogaea cultivar Tifrunner chromosome 11, arahy.Tifrunner.gnm2.J5K5, whole genome shotgun sequence genomic window:
- the LOC112723785 gene encoding probable aspartic protease At2g35615, with the protein MASTTTFFLYLIFLLCSTLNFMPLEAPPPDFSTKVTYDPDSDLYIASYSIGTPPQNVLAFVDTASDVIWTNSKTAFKSASSTTYGALPCDDKSFCQKLNQRTCKIRSNQNCTYKIKYSDQASTSGVISQDKFSFDAKDVGILKFGYATDTSPNLFEGKDINGCLGLSLITPFSFISQLGIQKFSHCFVKTSSKSTTMYFGSKAVISAKDSIPLVDPKYYYVKLNGISVGNKIVNLKSQPGRIYVDTGATYSRLKKAVYDPFLKLIREEVVKPVAKSPHDFLEFCFKATKAEVENLPKVTFQFADNKVNVSFVNGVTYLEFDGGVWCLAIIRSTENDSLLGNFQLANLNVGYDIAGKQISFTNTNC; encoded by the coding sequence ATGGCTTCCACCACCACTTTCTTCCTTTACCTCATCTTTCTCTTATGCTCAACTTTGAACTTCATGCCCTTAGAAGCACCTCCTCCAGATTTCTCAACAAAAGTTACATATGACCCTGATTCAGATCTATACATAGCTTCCTATTCCATTGGCACACCACCACAAAATGTCCTTGCCTTTGTTGACACAGCAAGTGACGTCATATGGACCAATTCCAAAACAGCATTCAAATCCGCAAGCTCCACCACTTACGGTGCTCTGCCATGTGACGACAAAAGTTTTTGTCAGAAACTAAATCAGAGAACTTGCAAGATTCGTAGTAATCAAAATTGCACCTATAAGATCAAATACTCCGATCAAGCATCAACATCGGGGGTGATTTCGCAAGACAAATTCTCCTTTGATGCAAAGGACGTGGGGATCTTAAAGTTCGGTTACGCTACGGATACAAGCCCTAATTTATTCGAAGGGAAGGACATCAATGGTTGTTTGGGACTAAGCCTTATTACCCCTTTCTCCTTCATCTCTCAATTAGGTATCCAAAAGTTCTCTCACTGCTTCGTTAAAACAAGCTCTAAAAGTACTACAATGTATTTTGGGTCAAAAGCCGTTATATCTGCAAAAGACTCAATACCATTGGTAGACCCCAAATACTACTATGTCAAACTTAATGGAATCAGTGTAGGAAACAAAATAGTCAACTTGAAAAGTCAACCTGGAAGAATTTATGTTGATACTGGTGCTACTTACTCGCGGCTTAAAAAAGCGGTGTATGATCCTTTTCTGAAATTGATAAGAGAAGAGGTGGTTAAGCCTGTTGCAAAGAGTCCACACGATTTCCTCGAGTTCTGTTTTAAGGCGACTAAAGCAGAGGTGGAAAACTTGCCAAAGGTGACGTTTCAGTTCGCCGATAACAAAGTAAATGTTAGTTTTGTGAATGGTGTTACTTATTTGGAATTTGATGGCGGAGTTTGGTGTCTTGCCATTATACGATCGACTGAGAATGACTCGCTGCTGGGGAACTTTCAATTGGCTAACCTCAATGTTGGATATGATATCGCAGGGAAACAGATTTCCTTTACCAATACGAACTGTTAG